Proteins encoded in a region of the Longimicrobiales bacterium genome:
- a CDS encoding efflux RND transporter periplasmic adaptor subunit, which translates to MRVPSRFLIAAVVLLVVVALGVGIYARIGARSEVAGDTLGTSPDLPDVSASSAFAIDQPIPVEAAPVLRDTLVLTVRAEGQAAAWRQTTVHAQVAGQVRRVGVRENSRVAPGTPLLTIDSTEYALAAAEARARMRQSLAQYQELTLFDERIEDAAVRADRERAARARSGLDAAEVAVRRAELDLQRTRVVSPFSGRVANLRVVPGQTVRAGDELVTIADIDPIRLEVQVLEGALGHLAIGGGARVTFSAFPGESFVGRIETVNPIVDPATRSARVIVTVPNPDGRILPGFYAVVQLDARRFADRVLVPRSAILERDRRTMLFVYAPDANGRAGRAKWRYVTTGLENNDVVEIVENPDTDMVEPGEVVLVGGHHTLTHDAPVRLVDNARAAGGRPE; encoded by the coding sequence ATGCGAGTACCCAGCCGCTTCCTCATCGCCGCTGTCGTCCTGCTCGTCGTCGTCGCGCTCGGTGTCGGCATCTACGCCCGCATCGGTGCCCGCAGCGAAGTGGCGGGCGACACGCTCGGCACATCTCCCGACCTGCCCGACGTGTCCGCGTCGAGCGCGTTCGCGATCGACCAGCCGATCCCCGTCGAAGCCGCGCCCGTCCTGCGGGACACGCTCGTGCTGACCGTGCGAGCCGAGGGCCAGGCCGCGGCGTGGCGGCAGACGACCGTGCATGCGCAGGTAGCAGGACAGGTACGCCGCGTCGGCGTACGGGAGAACAGTCGGGTCGCGCCCGGCACCCCGCTCCTCACGATCGACTCGACGGAGTATGCGCTGGCCGCGGCCGAGGCGCGGGCGCGGATGCGACAGTCGCTGGCGCAGTACCAGGAGCTGACGCTGTTCGACGAACGGATCGAGGACGCTGCGGTGCGTGCCGACCGGGAGCGTGCCGCACGTGCGCGCAGCGGGCTGGATGCAGCAGAGGTCGCGGTGCGTCGTGCGGAGCTGGACCTGCAACGGACGCGGGTCGTGAGTCCCTTCAGCGGACGCGTCGCGAACCTGCGTGTGGTGCCCGGCCAGACGGTCAGGGCGGGCGACGAGCTGGTCACGATTGCCGACATCGATCCGATCCGGCTCGAAGTCCAGGTGCTCGAGGGCGCGCTCGGTCACCTGGCGATCGGCGGCGGCGCACGCGTCACCTTCTCCGCATTCCCTGGTGAGAGCTTCGTCGGTCGCATCGAGACGGTGAACCCGATCGTGGACCCGGCGACCCGGAGTGCACGCGTCATCGTGACCGTGCCCAACCCGGATGGTCGGATCCTGCCGGGCTTCTACGCGGTCGTGCAGCTCGATGCGCGCCGCTTCGCGGACCGCGTGCTGGTCCCGCGCAGTGCGATCCTGGAGCGGGACCGACGCACGATGCTGTTCGTGTACGCGCCCGATGCGAACGGGCGGGCCGGTCGTGCGAAATGGCGCTACGTGACCACCGGGCTGGAGAACAACGACGTCGTCGAGATCGTCGAGAACCCGGACACCGACATGGTCGAGCCCGGTGAGGTGGTGCTGGTCGGCGGTCACCACACGCTGACGCACGACGCGCCCGTGCGGCTGGTCGACAATGCCCGCGCGGCGGGCGGGCGGCCGGAATGA
- a CDS encoding TolC family protein: MRKSRESLGLGALRVCATVATLLFVTVASGAAQTPPATLTLEDALRFAREHSPQYRQALNDAHVASAQVRQSYGAFLPSLNASLGYNGLSSRTSTGEGNFGEVIEDEERVVESSSGSHGVSARMTLFDGGAMFRRVSAARAQEEATEATIAAALNQLDATVERAWHDAQRAERLIELEERLLASARERLERSEQLFRIAAATQVDVLGAQVDVASQEQTLAAARDEARKSRLALLETIGLPPHDADSFAIPADLPAAFDPASLDVSALVAQALQSSPAVLQRGALAEAADRQASAARAARWPSIDANLSYNRSLREAGAFDAFGQLGAQQRGFSFGLSASLPIFSNFRTAASIAQAEAGAEDAREQARAMRLQTEREVRAAVIDLENAHRQLSLAEQKAALSAQRLELATEQYRLGALDFLSLQRVIDDTSNAERQALDARYGFVRARVALEEKLGAPLPQS; encoded by the coding sequence ATGAGGAAGTCGCGTGAGTCCCTGGGGCTCGGAGCGCTGCGTGTTTGCGCGACCGTGGCCACCCTCCTCTTCGTCACGGTTGCGAGCGGCGCTGCGCAGACACCACCTGCCACGCTCACGCTGGAGGATGCGCTCCGATTCGCGCGGGAGCACAGTCCGCAGTACCGGCAGGCACTGAACGACGCGCACGTCGCATCGGCGCAGGTGCGCCAGAGCTACGGTGCGTTCCTGCCGTCGCTGAATGCGTCCCTCGGCTACAACGGGCTGTCCTCACGCACGTCGACCGGCGAAGGCAACTTCGGCGAGGTGATCGAGGACGAGGAGCGGGTGGTCGAGAGCAGCAGTGGCTCGCACGGTGTGAGCGCGCGCATGACGCTGTTCGATGGCGGCGCGATGTTCCGGCGGGTGAGTGCCGCGCGTGCGCAGGAGGAGGCGACCGAGGCGACGATCGCGGCGGCGCTCAACCAGCTCGACGCGACGGTCGAGCGCGCCTGGCACGACGCGCAGCGCGCGGAGCGGCTGATCGAGCTGGAGGAGCGACTGCTGGCGTCGGCGCGCGAGCGGCTGGAACGGAGCGAGCAGCTCTTCCGCATCGCGGCCGCGACGCAGGTCGACGTGCTGGGTGCTCAGGTGGACGTCGCGTCGCAGGAGCAGACGCTGGCGGCGGCCCGTGACGAGGCGCGCAAGAGCCGGCTCGCACTCCTGGAGACGATCGGGCTGCCACCCCACGATGCGGACTCCTTCGCAATCCCTGCGGACCTGCCGGCCGCGTTCGACCCCGCGTCGCTGGACGTGAGCGCGCTCGTCGCGCAGGCGCTGCAGTCGAGCCCCGCCGTTCTGCAGCGAGGCGCACTCGCCGAGGCCGCCGACCGGCAGGCGAGCGCCGCACGTGCAGCGCGCTGGCCGTCCATCGATGCGAACCTGAGCTACAACCGCAGCCTGCGCGAGGCGGGCGCGTTCGACGCGTTCGGCCAGCTCGGCGCGCAGCAGCGCGGCTTCAGCTTCGGCCTGTCGGCCAGCCTGCCGATCTTCTCCAACTTCCGGACCGCGGCGAGCATCGCACAGGCGGAGGCGGGCGCGGAGGACGCGCGGGAACAGGCGCGCGCGATGCGACTGCAGACGGAGCGCGAGGTCCGTGCTGCGGTGATCGATCTCGAGAACGCGCACCGGCAGCTCTCGCTGGCCGAGCAGAAGGCCGCGCTCAGCGCACAGCGCCTCGAGCTGGCCACGGAGCAGTACCGTCTCGGTGCCCTCGACTTCCTGAGCCTGCAGCGCGTGATCGACGACACGTCCAACGCGGAGCGCCAGGCACTCGACGCACGCTACGGCTTCGTGCGTGCGCGCGTCGCGCTGGAAGAGAAGCTGGGCGCTCCCCTGCCGCAGAGCTGA
- a CDS encoding efflux RND transporter permease subunit has protein sequence MSIPRLAIQRPVAIAMLFIALVFLGVLSASRLPVDLLPDIAYPKLIVHTSYPDVAPAEVERFVTEPVEQQVATVPGVERVESMTREGASLVVLRFAWGTDMDFAALNVREKIDALRDVLPGRAARPVVLRTDPRSEPVMAISIAGDVSLWDLKELGETVFRRRLEQIDGVAEAAVTGGLEREIQVDVDHARMDSYGITLQQIEAALQGANASAPSGTIRRGRYRYALRTIGELQTVDEIGRVVIAQQAPGSTRPDGRILLRDVATVTDGFRERESLARYNGAESVGLLIYKESGANTVRVAERVEEALGQLRAEYPEVALEVASSQSGFVAEAIANLVQEMILGAILAFLVLVLFLRDARYPIAISLAIPISVITTFALMHATGISINIMSLGGLALGVGMLVDNSIVVIENVFRHRERGLGAAAAATLGTAEVQRAITAATLTTIAVFGPIVYVEGVAGELFAALSFTVAFSLLASLFVALTLLPMMAARWEQDASPSAPSALRARLMAPLHAFDRWFDGFTLRYRGWLESALAHRGRVVLTCLGLLLLTVPFALSLDRSVLPDVDQGGFRARLTLPRGTPLETTASLAAQLESIVLADDDVAAVFSRIGRQTAIAGVEEEESGLHTAVLDVRLASGARTDRVLERLRPQLASLPAGSIALETGQATALGALLGAGEADIAVRVRGNDLDASLAYAEQIRERISGFAGLANVRVGTELGQPEFRIEIDRERAASYGLEPQRIAREIETYMRGTEATQFVDFDRRIPVVVRLPEDARRSLETLATLSLDGVPVHELIRIQEGVGPVEIRRLDQSRYVPVFADVREGGVDQAVGEIRTASAALAAPPDTRIEIGGENEEMQRSFRHLALAFVLAVILVYMILAAEFESFVHPFTVLLSIPFALIGAVLALWLTGGGVNTISLIGVIILTGIVDNNAVVMLDLVSQLRAQGASTRQALLEAAQARLRPILMTTLTTMLAILPMALAIGAGGALQAPLGIAVFGGLFTATALTLIALPVAYELIEDLRTRVRHAFAGGSAREQAVDAGPVEPAPTAADSAAVAGTVTRDGADMGTVDESGVA, from the coding sequence ATGTCGATTCCCCGCCTCGCGATCCAGAGGCCGGTCGCCATTGCGATGCTCTTCATTGCACTGGTGTTCCTGGGCGTGCTCTCCGCCAGTCGCCTGCCCGTCGACCTGCTGCCCGACATCGCCTACCCGAAGCTGATCGTCCATACCAGCTACCCGGACGTCGCGCCCGCCGAGGTCGAGCGGTTCGTCACCGAGCCGGTCGAGCAGCAGGTAGCGACCGTGCCCGGCGTCGAGCGCGTCGAGAGCATGACGCGCGAGGGCGCCTCGCTCGTCGTGCTGCGCTTCGCGTGGGGCACGGACATGGACTTTGCCGCGCTCAACGTGCGTGAGAAGATCGACGCGCTGCGCGACGTCCTGCCCGGGCGCGCCGCGCGCCCCGTCGTGCTGCGCACCGACCCGCGCAGCGAGCCCGTGATGGCCATCAGCATCGCGGGCGACGTCAGCCTCTGGGACCTGAAGGAGCTGGGCGAGACGGTGTTCCGCCGCCGGTTGGAGCAGATCGACGGCGTCGCGGAAGCGGCCGTGACCGGCGGACTGGAGCGCGAGATCCAGGTCGACGTCGACCACGCGCGCATGGACAGCTACGGCATCACGCTGCAGCAGATCGAAGCGGCGCTGCAGGGAGCGAACGCGAGCGCGCCGAGCGGCACCATCCGCCGGGGCCGCTACCGCTACGCGCTGCGCACGATCGGCGAGCTGCAGACGGTGGACGAGATCGGCCGCGTCGTGATCGCGCAGCAGGCACCGGGCAGCACCCGACCCGACGGGCGCATCCTGCTGCGCGACGTCGCGACCGTGACGGACGGCTTCCGCGAGCGCGAGTCGCTCGCCCGCTACAATGGGGCGGAGTCGGTCGGCTTGCTGATCTACAAGGAATCGGGCGCGAATACGGTACGGGTCGCCGAGCGCGTGGAGGAGGCGCTCGGCCAGCTGCGCGCGGAGTACCCGGAGGTCGCGCTCGAGGTCGCGAGCAGCCAGTCGGGCTTCGTGGCCGAGGCGATCGCGAACCTCGTACAGGAGATGATCCTCGGCGCGATCCTCGCCTTCCTCGTGCTCGTGCTGTTCCTGCGCGACGCACGGTACCCGATCGCGATCTCGCTGGCCATCCCGATCTCCGTGATCACGACGTTCGCGCTCATGCACGCGACCGGGATTTCGATCAACATCATGAGCCTGGGCGGCCTCGCGCTCGGCGTCGGCATGCTCGTCGACAACTCGATCGTGGTGATCGAGAACGTGTTCAGGCACCGCGAGCGCGGACTGGGTGCGGCTGCCGCCGCGACACTGGGCACGGCCGAAGTGCAGCGCGCGATCACGGCGGCCACCCTCACGACCATCGCGGTGTTCGGCCCGATCGTGTACGTGGAGGGCGTGGCCGGCGAGCTGTTCGCCGCGCTGTCCTTCACGGTCGCGTTCTCGCTGCTGGCCTCGCTGTTCGTGGCGCTGACGCTGCTGCCGATGATGGCCGCGCGGTGGGAGCAGGACGCATCGCCCTCCGCCCCGTCCGCGCTGCGTGCGCGGCTCATGGCCCCGCTGCACGCATTCGATCGCTGGTTCGACGGCTTCACCCTGCGCTACCGCGGCTGGCTGGAGTCGGCGCTCGCGCACCGCGGGCGCGTGGTGCTCACCTGTCTCGGGCTGCTCCTGCTGACCGTGCCGTTCGCACTGTCACTGGATCGCAGCGTCCTCCCCGACGTGGACCAGGGTGGCTTTCGCGCGCGCCTCACGCTGCCGCGCGGGACCCCGCTGGAAACGACGGCCAGCCTGGCTGCGCAGCTCGAGTCCATCGTCCTTGCCGACGACGACGTCGCCGCGGTCTTCAGTCGCATCGGCCGGCAGACGGCGATTGCAGGTGTCGAGGAGGAGGAGAGCGGACTGCACACCGCGGTGCTCGACGTGCGGCTCGCGTCCGGCGCACGGACGGATCGGGTGCTCGAGCGGCTGCGCCCGCAGCTGGCGTCGCTGCCGGCCGGCAGCATCGCGCTCGAGACCGGCCAGGCGACCGCGCTCGGTGCGCTGCTCGGCGCCGGTGAAGCGGACATTGCCGTGCGTGTGCGCGGCAACGACCTGGACGCGTCGCTCGCCTATGCGGAGCAGATCCGGGAACGCATCAGCGGGTTCGCCGGGCTGGCCAACGTACGCGTCGGCACGGAGCTCGGGCAGCCGGAGTTCCGGATCGAGATCGATCGCGAGCGTGCTGCGTCCTACGGCCTGGAACCGCAGCGGATCGCACGCGAGATCGAGACGTACATGCGCGGGACGGAGGCGACGCAGTTCGTCGACTTCGATCGTCGGATCCCGGTCGTCGTGCGGCTGCCCGAGGACGCACGCCGCTCGCTCGAGACGCTGGCCACGCTCTCACTGGACGGCGTTCCCGTGCACGAGCTGATCCGCATCCAGGAGGGGGTCGGCCCGGTCGAGATCCGCCGCCTCGACCAGAGCCGCTACGTGCCGGTGTTCGCCGACGTACGCGAGGGCGGCGTCGACCAGGCCGTGGGCGAGATCCGCACGGCATCGGCGGCTCTCGCCGCACCGCCGGACACGCGCATCGAGATCGGTGGCGAGAACGAGGAGATGCAGCGCTCCTTCCGCCATCTCGCACTCGCGTTCGTGCTTGCGGTCATACTCGTCTACATGATCCTGGCGGCGGAGTTCGAATCCTTCGTGCACCCGTTCACGGTGCTGCTCAGCATCCCGTTTGCACTGATCGGCGCCGTGCTCGCGCTCTGGCTGACGGGTGGAGGGGTGAACACGATCTCGCTGATCGGGGTCATCATCCTCACCGGCATCGTGGACAACAACGCCGTCGTGATGCTGGACCTGGTGAGCCAGCTCAGGGCGCAGGGCGCCTCCACACGTCAGGCCCTGCTCGAGGCCGCTCAGGCTCGACTCCGGCCGATCCTGATGACGACGCTGACCACGATGCTCGCGATCCTGCCGATGGCGCTCGCGATCGGCGCCGGTGGCGCGCTGCAGGCGCCGCTCGGCATTGCGGTCTTCGGCGGGCTGTTCACCGCCACCGCACTGACGCTCATCGCGCTGCCGGTCGCGTACGAGCTGATCGAGGACCTGCGCACCCGGGTGCGCCACGCCTTCGCGGGTGGATCCGCGCGCGAGCAGGCCGTGGATGCCGGCCCCGTCGAGCCTGCGCCGACTGCCGCGGACAGCGCAGCAGTCGCCGGGACCGTCACGCGGGACGGTGCCGACATGGGCACGGTGGACGAGAGCGGCGTCGCATGA
- a CDS encoding efflux RND transporter permease subunit: protein MSLRRPVAVTMTYLTIAALGVAAWLNIPVELLPDTELPRLSIVTQFPGASPEVTEAFLTAPLEAVVQQVRGVEKITSVSEEGHSTIEVWFARDADMDFARLELSERIAAIEQDLPLGSRPPRIEAYVPREFEDQRRPFLSYTITGPYMLEHLREYVEDDIAPDLAQLDGVAGVAAFGGRDRVLELELSEARIQSLGLRPETVRQRVMEMEFVREAGAVYTPAGTLRTLAIRQRPERADEVRELPVLADNGRIVRVGDIATVHETWEDATSYYRIDGFPAVSFYVQKGINTNAVRVADAVKARLAEIAPSLPSGTRLILGDDQSEEIREQLADLRNRALVSAAIVLVVLLLFLATPGAAAVVFATVVFAVMITLNVIHFGGMTLNLLTLMGLAMGFGLVVDNAIVVLENTFRLRQQGVPDEEAAHRGAREVVLPILAATGTTVIVVVPFVYLQGELRVYYVPLAVVVAVSLVASLFVAFTFIPAASRRLLRGAMADSGRAAGTSLPRIARAYVGLIRGTLRFPWVAIAVALLMLGGSYYLFDRYVSRGVLWGWGGGNDTYIDIRIQQPRGGEIERTDELARFFEARLREMPEVDRFVTNVAPGHGSIRVTFPEEIALTSIPVAIKEQLVQYSLLFGGTDVRVYGFGPSFYGGGGSPPNYSIRILGYNYEQVRAIADDLAARLQRFTRIRDVDTNSAGTWFQRDRATELVLEIDRARLALHGLSARDVVQHVRAAVAGQTQQGTVRVGGEEMQFAVKLEGYRDMDMQRLNGLLIPTSTGSAVRLDDVATLRERDVLARVVRENQQYTRNVSYEFRGPAKMGDLVREAVVNATALPPGYTIEDRQAWSWDEEEKAQIYGVMAVALVLIFMVCAALFESLRQPFCVLLSVPMSLIGVFLVFFYTGASFTREAYVGVIMMAGIVVNNAILLVDHMNQLRRRDGMPLHDAVLRGALERVRPILMTSATTVFGLLPLVVMSGANERIWNALTYALIGGLTSSTLLVLTVTPAIYLILERNRESAGVRKTKQGGHAVPTLSPT, encoded by the coding sequence ATGTCGCTGCGGCGCCCCGTCGCCGTGACGATGACGTACCTCACGATCGCGGCGCTCGGGGTCGCTGCGTGGCTCAACATCCCGGTGGAGCTGCTGCCGGACACGGAGCTGCCGCGCCTGTCGATCGTGACTCAGTTCCCCGGCGCCTCACCCGAGGTCACGGAGGCGTTCCTCACCGCGCCGCTGGAGGCGGTGGTGCAGCAGGTGCGCGGCGTCGAGAAGATCACGTCGGTCTCGGAAGAGGGGCACTCCACGATCGAGGTGTGGTTCGCGCGGGATGCCGACATGGACTTCGCCCGACTGGAGCTGTCGGAACGCATCGCCGCGATCGAGCAGGACCTGCCGCTCGGCTCACGGCCACCCCGCATCGAGGCGTACGTCCCGCGGGAGTTCGAGGACCAGCGCAGGCCGTTCCTCTCCTACACCATCACCGGCCCCTACATGCTCGAGCACCTGCGCGAGTACGTAGAGGACGACATCGCGCCGGACCTGGCGCAGCTCGACGGCGTTGCGGGCGTTGCGGCCTTCGGCGGCCGCGACCGGGTGCTGGAGCTGGAGCTGAGCGAGGCGCGCATCCAGTCGCTCGGGCTGCGGCCGGAGACCGTGCGCCAGCGAGTCATGGAGATGGAGTTCGTGCGCGAGGCGGGCGCGGTGTACACGCCGGCCGGCACCCTGCGCACGCTCGCGATCCGGCAGCGGCCGGAACGCGCCGACGAGGTCCGTGAGCTGCCCGTGCTGGCGGACAACGGCCGCATCGTGCGTGTCGGCGACATCGCGACGGTGCACGAGACCTGGGAGGACGCGACCAGCTACTACCGCATCGATGGCTTCCCGGCAGTGTCCTTCTACGTCCAGAAGGGCATCAACACGAATGCGGTCCGGGTTGCGGACGCGGTGAAGGCCCGACTGGCGGAGATCGCACCGTCGCTGCCGAGCGGCACGCGCCTCATCCTGGGTGACGACCAGAGCGAGGAGATCCGGGAGCAGCTTGCCGACCTCCGCAACCGCGCCCTCGTGTCCGCCGCGATCGTGCTCGTCGTACTGCTCCTCTTTCTCGCCACGCCCGGTGCCGCCGCGGTCGTCTTCGCGACCGTGGTGTTCGCCGTGATGATCACCCTCAACGTGATCCACTTCGGCGGCATGACGCTGAACCTGCTGACGCTCATGGGACTCGCCATGGGCTTCGGGCTGGTCGTCGACAACGCGATCGTCGTGCTCGAGAACACCTTCCGACTGCGGCAGCAGGGCGTCCCGGACGAGGAGGCCGCGCACCGCGGCGCGCGCGAGGTCGTGCTGCCGATCCTGGCTGCGACGGGGACCACCGTGATCGTGGTCGTCCCCTTCGTGTATCTCCAGGGCGAGCTGCGCGTCTACTACGTCCCGCTGGCGGTCGTCGTGGCGGTGAGCCTGGTCGCGTCACTGTTCGTCGCGTTCACGTTCATACCGGCTGCTTCCCGCCGACTGCTCCGCGGCGCCATGGCGGACAGCGGTCGTGCAGCCGGGACGTCACTGCCCCGGATTGCACGCGCCTATGTCGGGCTCATCCGCGGCACGCTGCGCTTCCCATGGGTCGCGATCGCCGTTGCCCTGCTCATGCTGGGTGGATCGTACTACCTGTTCGACCGCTACGTCAGCCGCGGCGTGCTCTGGGGATGGGGCGGCGGCAACGATACCTACATCGACATCCGCATCCAGCAGCCGCGCGGCGGCGAGATCGAGCGGACCGACGAACTCGCCCGTTTCTTCGAAGCGCGGCTGCGCGAGATGCCGGAGGTCGATCGCTTCGTCACCAATGTCGCACCGGGCCACGGCTCGATCCGCGTCACCTTCCCGGAAGAGATCGCACTCACCTCGATCCCCGTCGCGATCAAGGAGCAGCTCGTCCAGTACAGCCTGCTCTTCGGCGGCACGGACGTGCGCGTGTACGGGTTCGGCCCCTCCTTCTACGGCGGCGGCGGCAGCCCGCCCAACTACTCGATCCGCATTCTCGGCTACAACTACGAACAGGTCCGCGCCATCGCGGACGACCTGGCCGCGCGGCTCCAGCGGTTCACGCGCATCCGCGATGTCGACACCAACTCCGCAGGTACCTGGTTCCAGCGCGACCGCGCGACGGAGCTCGTCCTCGAAATCGATCGCGCGCGCCTGGCGCTGCACGGCCTCAGCGCACGCGACGTCGTGCAGCACGTGCGCGCCGCCGTTGCGGGACAGACCCAGCAGGGCACGGTCCGCGTGGGGGGCGAGGAGATGCAGTTCGCGGTCAAGCTGGAAGGGTACCGCGACATGGACATGCAGCGGCTGAACGGCCTGCTGATTCCCACGTCCACCGGCAGCGCCGTCCGCCTGGACGACGTGGCCACGCTGCGCGAGCGCGACGTGCTCGCGCGCGTCGTGCGCGAGAACCAGCAGTACACGCGCAATGTCAGCTACGAGTTCCGTGGACCCGCAAAGATGGGTGACCTGGTGCGGGAGGCCGTCGTGAATGCGACCGCACTGCCGCCCGGCTACACCATCGAGGACCGGCAGGCCTGGTCCTGGGACGAGGAGGAGAAGGCGCAGATCTACGGCGTCATGGCCGTAGCACTCGTGCTCATCTTCATGGTGTGCGCCGCACTGTTCGAGTCGCTGCGTCAGCCCTTCTGCGTCCTGCTCAGCGTGCCCATGTCACTGATCGGCGTGTTCCTCGTCTTCTTCTACACCGGCGCATCGTTCACCCGTGAAGCGTACGTCGGGGTGATCATGATGGCCGGCATCGTGGTCAACAACGCGATCCTGCTGGTCGATCACATGAACCAGCTTCGCAGGCGCGACGGTATGCCACTGCACGATGCCGTGCTGCGCGGAGCGCTGGAGCGTGTACGCCCGATCCTGATGACGAGTGCCACGACCGTCTTCGGGCTGCTGCCCCTGGTGGTCATGAGCGGAGCCAATGAGCGGATCTGGAACGCGCTGACCTACGCACTGATCGGAGGACTGACCAGCTCGACCCTGCTCGTGCTCACCGTGACGCCCGCCATCTACCTGATCCTCGAGCGGAACAGAGAGTCCGCAGGGGTGCGGAAAACGAAACAGGGCGGGCACGCGGTGCCCACCCTGTCGCCAACCTGA